CCGTCTATCCGGGCGATATCGTCGTCGCGGACGTGGATGGCGTGGTGATCGTGCCGCGCGAGATGGCGGAAGACGTCGCCCGCGATGCGACCGAGCAGGAGCGGCTCGAAGTGTTCATCCAGCAGCGTGTCGCCGAAGGCAGTCCGCTGCGCGGCACGTATCCACCGAATGAAGAAACGCTGGCCGCCTACAAGCTGTGGCGCGAGCAGGGGAACTAGCGCGCCGCGGAAGTCACGCGCAACCCGTCACGACGACAACCGCCATCAAGAGGCCCGCGCACAGACAGCAGGCTCAGGAGACACCGTGCATACCGTCACTTCTGCGATCGACGAATCGCGCCTCATCAATCGTCTGGGACTGCGGCTCATGCCGCTGCTCGGCGTCCTGTATCTGGTTGCGTACATCGACCGCTCGAACATCAGCTTCGCGAAACTGCAGATGCTCGGCAGTCTGGGGCTGTCGGAAGTGGCGTACGGCCTGGGCGCGTCGCTGTTCTTCATCGGCTATCTGATCTTCGAAGTGCCAAGCAATATTCTGCTGCACCGGTACGGCGCGCCGAAATGGATGGCCCGCATCATGCTGACGTGGGGCATCGTGACGATCCTGCTCGCGTTCACGCAAAACGCGACGACGTTCTATGTGCTGCGGTTTCTGCTGGGCGCATCGGAGGCAGGCCTTTATCCCGGCGTGATCTATTACCTGACGCTGTGGTTTCCGCAGCGGCATCGCGTGCGGATGCTCGGTTACTTCACGGTGGGCAGCAGCCTCGGCAACATGGTCGGCGCGCCGATCTGCGGATGGCTGCTCGACAAGGGGGGCTTTCTCGGGCTGCAAGGATGGCAGCTCGTATTCGTCGTGACGGGCATGCCTTCTGTGCTGCTCACGCTGGTCGTGCTGTTCTGCCTGCCCGCATCGCCACGCGAAGCGAAGTTTCTGTCGAATGAAGAAAAGGGCTGGCTTGCGCGCACGCTGGAGAACGAAAGCGCGCAGGCCCGCAAGCACGCCGCGCATCACACGACGCTGCTGTCCGTGCTCGCCGAACCGCGCGTGATCGGTATGGCGCTCTACTACATGATGCTGTCGATCTCCGTGTACGGCGTGAGCTACTGGCTGCCGACGCTAGTCAAAGGCTTCGGCGTCACGAACACGACAAACGGTTTCCTCAACATCATGCCGTGGCTCATGGCGACGATCGTGCTCGCGTGGCTGCCGTCGAAACTGCGCGCGGGCAATCGCGCGATCATCGCGATGCTCGCATCGGCCCTGCTCGGCATGGTGTTCTTCCTGTCGTCGGTGTTCCTGCCGACCAATACGCTGCGCTTCATCGCGCTGTGCTTCGGCGCGCCGTGCATGTATCTGCTGATTCCATGCTTCTGGACACTGCCGCCGAAGTTCCTGTCCGGTGCGCGTGCGGCGGCCGGCATTGCGGCCATCAACTCGCTCGGCAATATCGGCGGCTTCATCGCGCAGAATCTGGTGCCGTTCGTGAAGCAGGCGACGGGCAGCACACAGGCGCCGATGCTGATTCCCGCCGCGTGCATGCTGATCTTTGCGATTGTCACGAGTTTCGTTCTGCGCCGCGGC
This Paraburkholderia phymatum STM815 DNA region includes the following protein-coding sequences:
- a CDS encoding MFS transporter, whose product is MHTVTSAIDESRLINRLGLRLMPLLGVLYLVAYIDRSNISFAKLQMLGSLGLSEVAYGLGASLFFIGYLIFEVPSNILLHRYGAPKWMARIMLTWGIVTILLAFTQNATTFYVLRFLLGASEAGLYPGVIYYLTLWFPQRHRVRMLGYFTVGSSLGNMVGAPICGWLLDKGGFLGLQGWQLVFVVTGMPSVLLTLVVLFCLPASPREAKFLSNEEKGWLARTLENESAQARKHAAHHTTLLSVLAEPRVIGMALYYMMLSISVYGVSYWLPTLVKGFGVTNTTNGFLNIMPWLMATIVLAWLPSKLRAGNRAIIAMLASALLGMVFFLSSVFLPTNTLRFIALCFGAPCMYLLIPCFWTLPPKFLSGARAAAGIAAINSLGNIGGFIAQNLVPFVKQATGSTQAPMLIPAACMLIFAIVTSFVLRRGARAAHDVSGAPAIE